The following DNA comes from Mya arenaria isolate MELC-2E11 chromosome 11, ASM2691426v1.
GCTAGCGAATTTTAATTCAAGCTTTCTCCAGAATACTGTTTCTACGGGAAAACATTAGTTTGAGTGTCTGTGCATATTTCCGCATTGGTACCTTGCGGAACCAATGGAACTGCCTTATTAATAATGCATGATTTCGGGACTTTCCAAACGAAATCACCAACGGTACAGAACGAAGCACAACGGATGTATCCGACGATGATTTATGCTCGGATCCTTTGGTATCAGTAACAGTATTGAGCTATTATTAAAAGGGGATAACACATTAGCCCTAACCCGTTTGGTTCTAATGATAACTTTTTCTAAATGTATTGATAAAGATGATATAAATTTACATATgatttaagcaatatttttttaattggttGTTTACTTAATACCTTCATTGAGCATGATATCTGTCCGATAGCTGTTGGGGAGCAAGTTACGCAAGTAGAATCATAAACGATGAAAGAGTCCTCATCACTAAACGCTAAGCCATCGTTACTTATTGAGACGTTATATCCTGTCGCGATATGTTCCCCAGTGTCTTTGTCCGAATCAAAACGCTTTCTGCGTATTGTTGGCAAAATGCAGCTGACCTCAACCGACGTCGCTAATTCTCCGGGAATCGTTATAAAATGGTCAGCATATAAAAACGAGCTGTTTTCCCTTACCTGTAATGAAAGATTGAATATGTGCCCAGTGAGGTCTTAGGTTAAAGTGTCtgtattcacatttttttaagttgataAAACGGTCTTTGTCGTCATAAAAACTATATTCCCTCTGCTTATAAGCCAACACAGCATCATTTTAACATGCATtacatattgaaattttaatcatgttcaaaAAAATCGGCTTAATGTTACAACAATGCATATTGATGAGTTCAAGATTATGGAGGAGGGATTGGACACATggttttaataacttttaaaataaatttagtccTGAAAGAATATGGAAGGGtctaaaaaatatgtttatgcgGTATTATAGAGTTAGGGGTAAAATATgtctttcaaattatatattcaattgGAGTAATACTCACctgaaatgatttaaatttacagGTTAGGTTTTTGCTGTTTACAAATTTCCTTCCCAGTATTGACGTCATAGCACAGTCTCGTTGATGCACATCACACAGCCCCATATCAGGAATTCCCGATATTATTGGTGGTTGCCGAATATCTAATCCACAGTCGATGTCAAAAAAGCCAGCACTGCAGTTACATTTACCtataatagaaataaatgttatacaatttctttcaaatatgtaaatatatataaaaccgAAAAGAAGGTCAATAATATGAATGGCTATCAAATCACTTATTTTGTAGGAAATGACCTTGAACAAATTCAATAAAAGagaatacaattgtttaataactgttgattttattaagtgttttaCGTAATCATACAGAGAATGAACTAAATGCActataatgttgtttaaagatgtCGACTATTATGGGTGCGTTAAATTCGAGTCctttcacaaaataaattaaaacacaaacggATGTACACAAATTCTGCCTTAAGCGGAAGTATTATTTATCTTCAAGAATTATCAACGATGTTCaccttatatttttttcttagcAAACATCATCGGACTTAAAAATGAATAGTGCTACTGATAATAAACGAAGTAAAGTTCTAGACCTTTTACACAATCTCCGTGTCCATTACAGTCACCGGGACATGCAACACTAGCAATAGTTTCAAGAACATCAACTGAGAAGAGTGGTGTATAAGCTGGAACTGGAGTTGGAGTCGTTGTAGGTTTTCCTGTTTCATTAATTTCCGTTTGGTTAGTAGTATTAGTAAACCACTCTTTTGGGGTTGCAGTCACGTTACGAAAAACTTCAGGAGGGATAGGTTGGTTGAATTTAACATGTTCTACACATGTCTCCTTAATAGCTTCAATGTGGATTCTTGCCCAAGCCGTTGATGATGTTATCTACAATACACGACACTTGTGTATCAATTATTGGAACAGTGGCAGTAGTTTTGTTAGAAAAAATCTACTCTATAGATAATCAGTATTTACATGTGAGGTTACAATGTAATACTATTATTTCAAAGTCACTGCTGTGTTGTAAATCACTATTTCATGTCAGAAAAATGCACCAATCTTGTCAAAACGAAGTAGTGTCATCTTGGAAATCTtagtcattttttatattatattcttgTCGATAATGTTCGCAAAATTACACTTACCAGGGTGTCAGCGATGcagttatttatatatgttgaaatgttaaaatcttGAAGCTGTGAGCACATGTGAACAACAGATGTATTCATAATCTTCACACATTCCTCTGTTGCAGATGTTGTAttgaaagaaacatttggcATCGTAGTCGCACCGTCATTCTCAGTATCCTATCGAACAAACCGTAAAGTACCATTTGTaagttattcttatatttgtaatgtttttaaaccagcgtgaaaacatgaatatttacacctcaacgtccattccttaaatgaactgcctttcggcgattgcgttcatcaatcgatgaacgcaacatcttcggatatgttcggatcgcaattcatcgcataacaatatacatgcaaatttgatcttgttattgtttgtattgtgtcatcAGGtctcgtaaaatataaatcaacattttagaaagtgctaagttattatattttaaacgttttgtaaccaaaagtgttttaattttacgtttaaaagtgatttcaagtggttgatcttttcccacgttattgtgacgtcatttgaaaagaatgtttccggtaacagtcgggtcgtcctatttacagaataggaaagaacggattactgaaaggtaatccgaaatgaaatgaagtatttttttaacgtttcttgaattaaataatgaactattggtgtaaatataaggaatgatttgcggggttgatgtcattatcggggatatggacgcaattgggctggtcaaagtacgcgtcttaaaccagcccaattgcgttcataccccgataatgacatcaaccccgcaattcattccttaaatagaGGCACAGAATTCGGTTTTCACACAATTGTGAAACCGAATTCTGCGCCTCTATTCATGTTTTCACGctggttttaaaaaaatcggAAATACATACAGGCAAAGTTGGTATCGTTGCcagtaatatgttttaattaccaatattttccaaaaacaacacaatataatAATGATGAGTGGTTTCGAAACAACGCAGATTCTTGAGCTACATAACACTTGTCTGTCTTTCACTCTCGTGCAGAATACTAATTTAGGTGTTTTGTTTCCATTATTGAAGCAACGATgtattaaaaaagtatgttaGATAATGAAGTTGATATATGTACCctattataatttaaagaaaCGCATGGTCATCTTTGCTCATACTTGacaatgaataataatgatgaaaatgataattatttgtcTAGGACTAACTTGCTTttgtaatttaaacaaaaaaacaacaaaaaatgagtCAAAAAGCATTTTCATAAACTACTTAATGACATTGGTAAATGATAACTATAAATAATCACAATGTATATCAATCAAAATAGTCTACTATCACAATTTAACGTAACTGATTTGTGAACTGTGTGTTgaactatatatagtttaccTCATTGGTCGCTCCAAGTTTGGTATTAGCGGATAAATGGCGATCAATAGATCGTTTCTTTCTCGCTACAGCACAAGTATGAAAATCAACACTTCCATCTTCCACACAAGTGTTTTTGGTATCTGCCTTACATAGAATTTTCGTGTCCTCAAAGTGCCCTTTTTGCGCCGATATTAGGTTTTCTTCTCCACACTCACAGAACTTGACTTGACTGTTAATGTCTGTTAGGCCTTCGTAGATGTTAGGATTAAAAAGATCCATTGTTGCATTTACTCtgtaaatgtttaacaaacacacagacatatatttatatataaaactatcaTAGATTACATTAATGTGTGCATCACGTTCATTTTCAGATGCTATGAACATTTGCTGAAATGTTGTATTGCCTGATGAGGAGCAAACAATGTGGGTTTATTGCAAAACGAAAGCCTCTGGCATTTTAAACCCAGCCTTATTTTTAATCAGtataatgttaatgaaaaataaaaacgtttttaaatataacgACAAAGTGCCTCGAAACTGTCAGGACATGAGTTCGAAAAATCGATATTTTATTATGCTTTCCGTGGGTTTACACAGTGGAaatcatttggaaaaaaaagatttgtttcaCTGATTCGAAAATATTATCCGCTCTCACATCCGAAAGCTCGCACAGAACAGAAACCCATTTCAACGACTTAACTTCCGAAATAACGTTACGTTCAAATACCATTTCGCGCGCTTTTAGAAATATACGGCTAGAAACTGTCAACTTACATCCtattaaagcattaaattaaaagagaaaaaaatgttttactgtaacACTATGAATaacaaaagcaaatattttattgtaacagATTGAAAAATAAAGGAGAACTTTAGAAAcagcatataaaacacacaatataactacaattttgttcataaatCAAGAATGTAAGGTTAAACTGAGCAAACAGAGTGTAATGCAACTGAAGTtcgtttttgataaatatttgaggTAATGATTTCAAATCATTTCATGTTACAGAATCAAATTTCTaaatatacactttttaaaaacaatgatattccAGTATTATGATTTTGCAGTTATACAATACTTTTGGTAAATCATGTTTGTTTCTTgcgattttcatttaaacatatcgtTACCATGGCGCAACATGTCCTGTTCGTAGCTAACATTTTATTTCGacaaaatatactatttattttacatatttaaatcagTTTCATTTTCTCTTATCctatgaaaattttaaatcTGGGAAAAATCATAGCAGTACAGTTATCATACTTTTACACACTCATGTTAACGCAAAAATGCCAAATTTCAAAAAGCATTATCTAAGTAACTGTAAAAGTAGGACCATTAAATTAAGATTAATCTTTAGCTTAATTATTCTTTATGTGGTCGTAAAGAATGAGATTTAGCGCCAAAGCAAAACATTATGTAACCTGGCGCTCAAAttacattcaaaaacattttattagttatcaaaataaacatataagtaCTTCaagtaatgcatgaaatattaacaacaaaatTTACTTATCAGATTTTCAGGTGTTTGCTAAAAAATCAGTGACATAACTTCTTGTGCAAGTGTCAATGTTGTTCGAGAGGAGGTCattctttctttaaaaacttTATATACATAAGATGTAATCCAAcagcatatctttaaaaaaatcgttttaGTCACCGCTTTTTTATGCTGATGGGCTTGGAATAGTTTGCACTGATTTTATACGTAACACACTTGGGAAATGATAACAACCTTTGAATCATTTAACAACTGTCCTAATTGTTTATGGTGAATTTAAAATCTAAATGTATATAAAGGAGaaaaagtatacatttaaaatgtacagATTTTCGTAGCTTCAGTTGCATTAAATACTGAATGCCAAACACTTTGAATTCCCTTCCAGATTTAACATACGTGTATTTCTGTAAAGACGATTCTTTAATTGGATAAAACGAGGCAATTATAGGCGTGGATGATATTTCGACATCATTCTCAGAGTTCCCGTCAAAGTTTCCGCACAGGCCGTCCACTGATCCTTTATCAGGAAGTCCTGGATAGATGTCAACTTCCATAAATCTGTCCCATTCACCTGATTGACGGGTTTGAACTGCCTTTACCTTGGTGCCAGTTGGTAAGACAATCTGAAAAGAAGTTGAGATACAAAATAGAATTAGTTGAGTTTATACAAATAAAGCAGTAGTATGTACGTCTTGAATACAATCAAATccaatcaaacaaaaacaagcaagAACTATCAGTACATGGCTTAGGCATTGTAATGTTTCCTTTCAAGACGTTTGACGATTACATGTCGATCTCTTCAGTTGGCGAGAGAGCCAAAAATAATTCGCTTCAaaatttcataacaaaacatCATTGGAACATTTTGCaactaaaatgttttcatattgtcGAAAAGACTGATTGAATGCAAAAGGAATTTCAACATATCTCTACAACATACTCTTTCGTAAATTTTGCCCAAATCTCtattatacaaaattaattgtttaaaattgataaattgtAGCTAAATGGACCAATTTAAGCATTCcatgttataaattaaatgcTACGATGACACCAATTTTGCACCTAATTTAAGTTAGACGCATgtaatttttgataaaatactcatttcatttttattgatgCAAGTATACCTCGTAGTCTTTATTTCCAATCTGTTTTACTTTTCTATGAAGAAGTCCACTTTTACACGATTTGAAATCTATTTCTGGGGTTTTGTAGTcaatgacaaaaacatcaaGGCCGGCTCTTACAGCCATTGCTTCCACACAATATGGATGAAGGGCAGAGGTGTAGTATGTAGGACATTTTCCTAATCGAATCTGAACctagaaaaaaatcatgatatcaAATAGCATTATGTTgtttgtaagtattttatatatgttataatgtaaTTGTAAATTTTGGGACCATGCCCAGAGCCCTTAACCTAACTAATGTCATGTTTAATAGTTAATACATTTAGAGAcaatcaaaatatgttataagaATGAGAATAGCTGAGCCGACCGTGTACAGTTATCACAAGTGCAACATCGTCAGTGGCCTCTGGCATAAATTGCATAAACACatatgtatatgattatattgttaaaagccagcatataaatgaataaacttgtaaaaaagaaaattgagaGGTCATTACACAGCACAGCTCCAGCTTTGGTGAAAGacaaacaatttttacaactatttatCAGCTAAGCTGTTGTTACCGCCTTCAAAATACTGGGACTTTCTTCATATAGTGAATGTTTTTTCAGTGGGACAGTGTTTCAGAAATGGGCGAAATTGTTCATACacataaaaagtgttttaaaaccTATAAATGACATGGTTACGGTATTACTTAAAAGCACTTTATATATTAATCAGATTTCTGTTGTGAATAAAGCAAGAAGTAACGAAAGATTAGTCCAgcagaaaatattaataataataaaatctaaGATATTTATGATACTTTTCTTTCTGATTGCAGGTATTGAACtaaattaaaagaataacaacCTGAAAGTATGTgcattacttaaacaaaacaacatgtcAGTCTGAAGTAGCATTTTCAATCATAAATATTGAGAGTACATCCTGCACTTCATACGGGTACTAAGTTTGAACGTTACCTCGGTCTCAAAGTCGACGTTTCGATACAGGATATAAGTACCTTCCTTGTGTAAATCATATGTACTGAAATATACCAAAACAACCCATGAAAGAGCAGAACAATCTTGATTGTATCGTTAGGAGACTCTGTACGAACGGTCCGAAGTCTGACTCTTACTTAAGACCAAGGAATGCAACTTATCTTCCTTAGCATTGCTAGGaattgatttataattataataattatatgataaaaatgaGTTATGACgataacaaaatgcattaacGAGATTGTTTCACActtaaatatgcactcttaTTACTGAATAGgatttattacaattaataCTGTTGTtgtaatattccaaaaaggatgaatacatgtcgaaaacaatggttctcacGAAGAATAAAATGCATGTCAAGTGAATCAATCGGTAAATAGTTACGTTTTGTAATCCGTACGATAGACTTACGTCGAGAATTGTTCAATAATGTAGAGAACAATTGAATCATTCTTAGttacatttacaatgttttaCACGACACAACtgtatgttttgtataataCGCTACGTACAAAAGATGCACCGGACACAGTCCAAGACGCATGTGTTGAGCATTTGTAGAAACGACACTATCTAACGCTTAAGCCGTTGTGAACCTTAATATATTCTAACGTTAAATTCACACAAACATAATACTAATTGTAGCAAAAGCCTTAGATAAATTCAACCTATGACTCAGATCTAAGTATTGGGCCCTTTGATTTGTTGTTATTGTGAGTCAGAAGGTGCAGGTTTAAATGGAAAACGTTTAACTACTATTATTGTTTACAATTCAAgtttaaaggttaaaataaattataagcaTTAGGGATCAATATTGATACATTGTCGAATGACATGAATGTCGAGAACGCAGTCGGAAATTAAGCACAGGTTAGACATATATATGTGCTTTATTTTCATACGTAAAATTTATTCCGACAACGGCAAGCACTATGTTCATGCTTGTCTTAGCCATTTAtgaatattgttattaaaaatgaaagtaatgtCTACCTTGATGCATCGAAGCCCTTGATATGTGGGTCGGAATGAGCGTAGCAGGATTTCCCGATTAGCTGTGTTGTATCCATAATACTTATAACCTGAAGATAAACTCggctatatataaataatttcaaagtttaAGATAATGCAATTCAATTTTCTAATGTTATTTGATTTTCGAGATATATAGCATTGCTATCAAGAATAACCCATTGAAGGTATGAATGTGCTATCTCTGTTTAATTATAATGCTCATTATATTGATGCTGGCGGCAATGGTTATGCAGTCCTTAATGTTAATACTGAGGATGTAGATGGTGTTGCTGTTTTTACAGCTTCTTCTTTcatcaattgaattaaataattggAATAGTTTTGTAAAATGACAAATCAGGTGTGCAGTTTAACACAGAATGTACAAACGTTATAGTTATACAATAAATTCTATGAAAACAGTTAACATAGGCTATTTGAACTCagatttgtttttctaaatatagGCTTGTTAAGATTTGACACACTATGGATAGCATATTCACTATCAATAATTGAGTTAAATAATACTTTACAGTCTCGGAAGTTAATTATCTTTTcatcaaatattcaaatgtaaatacaatttGAGAGTAGCTATTCGGCAGCATATAGACAGTTCTCAGTCTAGCTCcacaaaatattgcattaaacaatataaatacgGTGTTTAAAGccaaaatacatttacaaatggATTCCATTTATTTGACAAGAGCCTACGATATTTCACAATTTTCTTATGCAACTGCATTTTTAACATTAAGCATATTCTTTGCTTAACCTTACGAATAATACAAAGGTGATTCCTtctaacatttgaaataatgactgtgatatttcttaaaatattttatccgttttattccttttttcgTCTATAACATGTTGATAGCGTAAAATGTATGAgttgtttattttcatgcaGCAATATTGGATTTCGCCATGATTATCAGAAATAGACACTTTTCTTGTACCGCACCCTGTAAACAGGCCTCTTTTTCATTAATGccgaaaaatatattaaacgtaCACACTACCAGTAAGTATTTAGCATCAAAAGTCGCCTAAAGACGACAATATGCATCGCCAAAAATATAGTTGCACTTCTATGTATTTCATTGTCaaagtttttaatattgatgTGCACCCTTATTACCCTCCAAAAGTTGAGGTTCACATCTATCTCACAAACATAAGTGAGCCTCTGTTTAGAATTccttttgtaaataaggaagtgcATCTCTATTTTGGCACTTCTGTCAGCGTCATGCGACTTTGACCCATGTGGTACGACATagcaaacattcatttttttgtccCTCATAAAAGTGAACTGTGGTTTGACATAACGATGACTATTCGTCGGCTATTATTTCTTATAGCAAATATTGACAAGGGTTTATTCGCACGTAAACTACTTCAAACAAATAGTTCCCTATATGATAAAACACCTACCCTCACTGGGCCAAGAATCTCATTGTTCCACCCTTGATGTGAAGGTATCTCTTCAGGTTGGAAGTACACAACGTTTTCAATTGGAATATTGTTCGCAATGGCTCCTGCAATGCCCCTGACAGAAATCGACTTTTTCTTTCCTACATCTGAATTTGTAAATCTTGTACCGCACCCTGTTAACTTTTTATCTATTTGCTTAAGCTTTGAAACAGCACAGTGTTCAGTTTTGGTCGGGATATAGGTAGTGACATCCATTGAACAGTCTTGCGAATTTATTGAGCACGCAAACGGAACTGTTAGTGTCAAGAAAATGTGTCCAATTTCTTGATTCTTTATTGTAAGAATATCCTTCGGTTCGAcctattttcaaattaaagggAATATGAGGTGAATGTTCATATTCATATTACTCCGTTTAACATATAATGTGGTTAACATATCGTAtggtatgtatttattatataagattaCGCAATgcttttaaacacatttcatttatGCTGTGTAAATTGCATTATAGCTATTTGATAAACAACGAAGTCAGTGGAATCATAAA
Coding sequences within:
- the LOC128208441 gene encoding uncharacterized protein LOC128208441, encoding MAVRAGLDVFVIDYKTPEIDFKSCKSGLLHRKVKQIGNKDYEIVLPTGTKVKAVQTRQSGEWDRFMEVDIYPGLPDKGSVDGLCGNFDGNSENDVEISSTPIIASFYPIKESSLQKYTVNATMDLFNPNIYEGLTDINSQVKFCECGEENLISAQKGHFEDTKILCKADTKNTCVEDGSVDFHTCAVARKKRSIDRHLSANTKLGATNEITSSTAWARIHIEAIKETCVEHVKFNQPIPPEVFRNVTATPKEWFTNTTNQTEINETGKPTTTPTPVPAYTPLFSVDVLETIASVACPGDCNGHGDCVKGKCNCSAGFFDIDCGLDIRQPPIISGIPDMGLCDVHQRDCAMTSILGRKFVNSKNLTCKFKSFQVRENSSFLYADHFITIPGELATSVEVSCILPTIRRKRFDSDKDTGEHIATGYNVSISNDGLAFSDEDSFIVYDSTCVTCSPTAIGQISCSMKVPMRKYAQTLKLMFSRRNSILEKA